A region from the Gemmatimonadota bacterium genome encodes:
- a CDS encoding 1-acyl-sn-glycerol-3-phosphate acyltransferase, which yields MDALVVGALVPRRVQLTAKATLLDHLITRFVVHAVGIVPLRRAKDEAPTIRCSATAGRNEGAFDAIVETLRGEGMILIFPEGINHSEPASPHSRTGCARMAPQALASGVPEVTIVPVGLTFEAKGRPRSRVLLVGTPIAASDVHDATDRVRALTARVDEGSVP from the coding sequence GTGGACGCCCTCGTCGTCGGCGCCCTGGTGCCACGGCGCGTGCAGCTCACCGCCAAGGCCACGCTCCTCGACCACCTGATCACCCGGTTCGTCGTGCACGCCGTGGGCATTGTGCCGCTGCGTCGCGCGAAGGACGAAGCTCCAACGATCCGGTGCAGCGCCACCGCGGGCCGCAATGAGGGCGCCTTCGACGCCATCGTCGAGACCCTGCGGGGCGAGGGGATGATCCTCATCTTCCCCGAGGGAATCAACCACAGCGAACCCGCCTCGCCCCACTCCCGCACCGGCTGTGCGCGCATGGCCCCGCAGGCGCTCGCGAGCGGAGTGCCCGAGGTCACGATCGTCCCGGTCGGCCTCACCTTCGAGGCCAAGGGACGCCCACGATCCCGCGTGCTCCTCGTCGGCACCCCGATCGCCGCGTCGGACGTGCATGACGCCACCGACCGGGTGCGGGCGCTCACCGCACGCGTGGACGAAGGCTCCGTGCCGTGA
- a CDS encoding ABC transporter permease, whose amino-acid sequence MMDALAPFLDASVRTATPLALAALGETLCERTGIINVGLEGAIIAGCLGAVVGSAAFGAPAGVLVAAGAGLAVALLFGVIVLVARADQIITGTAITLGAYGATGVLYPLYFGPGGAALDIPTLGPLALPFLSQLPLVGPALFGQSILTYLLYAAAAGSWWFLYRTGAGLGWRAVGEHPPAATAAGINVRRVQWRGVLCSGLFGGLGGAALVMQVGTFSEQMSAGRGFIALAVVALGRWTPHGALAAALLFGAATALQYRFQAGGSNLPYQLFVALPYLVTLAVLAGGLGAPARPAGWGVRQRPVVRRQHPT is encoded by the coding sequence ATGATGGACGCCCTCGCTCCCTTCCTCGACGCCAGCGTCCGCACCGCGACCCCGTTGGCGCTGGCAGCACTTGGGGAGACGCTCTGCGAGCGGACCGGGATCATCAATGTCGGGCTGGAAGGGGCCATCATCGCGGGATGCCTGGGCGCCGTGGTCGGGTCAGCCGCGTTTGGTGCCCCCGCCGGGGTGCTGGTGGCCGCAGGCGCCGGACTGGCCGTGGCCCTGCTCTTCGGCGTGATCGTCCTCGTCGCGCGCGCCGACCAGATCATCACGGGGACAGCGATCACGCTCGGGGCGTACGGTGCCACCGGGGTGCTGTATCCGCTGTACTTCGGCCCCGGTGGCGCCGCACTGGATATCCCGACCCTCGGGCCCCTGGCCCTCCCCTTCCTGTCTCAGCTTCCGCTCGTTGGACCTGCCTTGTTTGGCCAGTCGATCCTGACCTACCTGTTGTATGCCGCCGCCGCAGGCTCCTGGTGGTTCCTGTATCGCACCGGGGCCGGACTGGGGTGGCGCGCGGTCGGCGAACACCCTCCCGCCGCCACGGCGGCCGGGATCAATGTGCGACGCGTGCAATGGCGTGGCGTGTTGTGCAGTGGCCTGTTTGGTGGGCTGGGAGGGGCCGCCCTGGTGATGCAGGTGGGCACCTTCTCCGAGCAGATGTCGGCGGGGCGCGGGTTCATCGCCCTGGCCGTCGTCGCGCTCGGGCGGTGGACCCCGCATGGCGCGCTGGCGGCGGCCCTGCTCTTTGGCGCGGCCACGGCGCTGCAATACCGCTTCCAGGCGGGCGGGTCCAACCTGCCGTACCAGCTGTTCGTCGCGCTGCCCTACCTCGTCACCCTGGCCGTGCTCGCCGGTGGGCTCGGCGCGCCCGCGCGCCCGGCGGGTTGGGGCGTGAGGCAGCGTCCGGTCGTTAGGCGTCAGCACCCGACGTAG
- a CDS encoding ABC transporter permease, whose translation MVTPSRVPRWIAHAGPALGAAAGVVALLALLLALGGFDVGAALGAMVRGAVASPGVFASSTLVRAVPIIIAGLAVALAFRAGILNVGADGQLLGGAAAATAVALALGDTLGPLGIVPVLAAGLVTGAACAAGPAWLRRRFGVLEVITTIMVNFIALNVVSWLVRGPLQEPTRVLPQSAAIPRALELPLLLPGTRLHVGFALAVVLAIVLHRYFTQTAGGFRIRVLGANASAAAVAGRVDTARLSTQVFLWSGALAGLAGAVQVLGVTRALYDNLSPGYGFTAIAVALLAGLHPIGVLVSGTFLGGLAAGAASMQRDAGVPAVLVSVLEAAVILSVVVWRARQHRVVAAA comes from the coding sequence GTGGTCACGCCGTCGCGTGTTCCCCGATGGATCGCGCACGCGGGGCCCGCGCTCGGGGCCGCGGCCGGGGTGGTCGCGCTGCTGGCGCTCCTCCTGGCCCTCGGGGGCTTTGACGTGGGCGCGGCGTTGGGCGCGATGGTGCGCGGGGCCGTGGCATCGCCGGGAGTCTTTGCATCGTCGACCCTGGTGCGCGCGGTCCCGATCATCATCGCCGGGCTGGCCGTCGCACTCGCCTTTCGGGCCGGGATCCTGAATGTTGGCGCCGACGGACAGCTGCTGGGTGGTGCGGCCGCCGCCACGGCCGTCGCCCTGGCACTTGGTGACACGCTCGGGCCACTTGGCATCGTCCCGGTGCTGGCGGCCGGACTGGTGACGGGGGCCGCCTGCGCGGCGGGTCCCGCCTGGTTGCGGCGGCGGTTCGGGGTGCTCGAGGTGATCACGACGATCATGGTGAACTTCATCGCCTTGAACGTCGTGAGTTGGCTGGTGCGCGGACCGCTCCAGGAGCCTACACGTGTATTGCCGCAGTCGGCAGCCATCCCGCGCGCGCTCGAACTCCCGCTCCTCCTGCCCGGGACGCGGCTGCACGTGGGGTTCGCACTCGCCGTGGTGCTGGCCATCGTGCTGCACCGGTACTTCACGCAGACTGCCGGGGGATTCCGGATTCGCGTCCTCGGGGCCAATGCATCCGCTGCGGCTGTGGCTGGTCGGGTTGATACCGCCCGGTTGTCCACCCAGGTGTTTCTCTGGAGCGGGGCGTTGGCCGGACTCGCTGGTGCCGTGCAGGTGCTTGGGGTGACGCGCGCGTTGTACGACAACCTCTCCCCAGGCTACGGGTTCACCGCGATTGCGGTCGCGCTGCTGGCCGGGTTGCATCCGATCGGCGTGCTCGTGAGCGGGACATTCCTTGGCGGGCTGGCCGCCGGTGCGGCCTCCATGCAGCGAGACGCCGGCGTGCCTGCGGTGTTGGTCTCGGTGCTCGAGGCGGCGGTCATCCTGTCGGTCGTCGTGTGGCGCGCCAGGCAGCACCGCGTGGTGGCCGCGGCATGA